The Impatiens glandulifera chromosome 3, dImpGla2.1, whole genome shotgun sequence genome contains a region encoding:
- the LOC124931516 gene encoding uncharacterized protein LOC124931516, translated as MNSMVDYGKDGRKSSYYDARFEKPIKPLDDDEDDRKSSYYDARFENPIRESRDGGTSRPRSAMEDWSVRKNDVVRIHGSGRDSVGGRMRFSNFPNSADDHRVGSSYQSGYDPSYMKSANVNHMHPDEKDELLKKIDELKDQIMRSCDVAEKPRQRFQNNRMMPTPMHNTSSSSRTSPYAGAGHGYYLPNVSNSPQRHVPRAYYGEDNRKPLPSTRNFNGPSPLVRERGNYWSPEFKSIESQYARRSVDGNHVNECKAFPHELGCSCLNCYVDSWQIPSRDPQSVSKNKRASNDSTPVTSGSLRGQSKRNSETGKKQVYKPIAGGAPFIMCTNCFELLKLPLKAIRKDRTEHQVCCGACSSINMVDVKKNGLVLSLTAAKQALTEVVESSGTDVIDYNHAKHDTKESWSLDFDNSSCNFNLTDTESSNIISVDERSNLGCNDEKQDECVSSTSCHLVHDQKTDISKTMKDSLPMPLPSSDYILGGNRKFEDNSEKNIVEDASSTSSDDDIGSKCGEGSQKETYSQDEVIEDRKNSHENLDGNGYVETELDVTLNPEEDASMATEIDDSFVGYSNASDTGFDKRIQTDLSSSSQSVEVKPNVFVNGHPLADHIVKKAEKMAGPIQPGNYWYDFQAGFWGVIGHPCLGIILPFIDQFSSPMEERCANGNTGIYVNGRELNERDLDLLSSRGLPTTRNKYYVILFSGRVFDKYSGEELTSLGKLAPTVDRQKCGFGMQVPRFLAN; from the exons ATGAATTCTATGGTTGATTACGGAAAGGATGGTAGAAAATCAAGCTATTACGATGCTAGATTTGAAAAACCTATCAAGCCTCTCGATGACGATGAGGATGATAGAAAATCAAGCTATTACGATGCTAGATTTGAAAACCCTATTAGAGAATCTAGAGATGGTGGTACATCGCGACCTAGGTCTGCCATGGAAGATTGGAGTGTGAGGAAGAATGATGTTGTTAGAATTCACGGGAGTGGAAGAGATTCTGTAGGAGGAAGGATGAGGTTTTCAAATTTCCCTAATTCTGCTGATGATCATCGAGTTGGTTCGAGTTATCAATCAGGCTATGATCCTTCCTATATGAAGAGTGCAAATGTTAACCATATGCATCCTGACGAAAAAGACGAGCTTCTGAAGAAGATTGATGAACTAAAGGATCAAATTATGAGATCTTGTGATGTAGCAGAGAAGCCAAGGCAAAGATTCCAAAACAATAGAATGATGCCTACTCCAATGCACAACACATCATCATCTTCTAGGACCAGCCCTTATGCTGGGGCAGGACATGGATACTATTTGCCAAATGTTTCAAACAGTCCACAGAGGCATGTTCCTCGAGCCTATTACGGTGAAGATAATCGGAAACCTCTTCCATCAACCCGCAATTTCAATGGTCCTTCTCCACTGGTTAGAGAACGTGGGAATTATTGGTCTCCTGAATTCAAAAGTATAGAATCTCAATACGCAAGGAGGAGTGTTGATGGAAATCATGTGAATGAGTGTAAAGCTTTTCCTCATGAGCTTGGTTGCTCTTGCTTGAATTGCTATGTTGATAGTTGGCAAATTCCATCAAGAGATCCTCAGTCAGTTTCAAAGAATAAAAGAGCATCCAATGATAGTACTCCGGTTACTTCTGGTTCTCTGAGAGGACAATCCAAAAGGAATTCAGAAACTGGAAAGAAACAAGTTTATAAGCCTATCGCTGGTGGTGCCCCGTTTATAATGTGCACAAATTGCTTTGAGTTGTTGAAATTGCCTCTAAAGGCTATCAGGAAGGACAGAACCGAACATCAAGTATGTTGTGGAGCATGTTCTTCTATAAATATGGTCGATGTGAAGAAAAACGGGCTTGTTCTAAGTCTTACAGCAGCCAAACAAGCTTTAACTGAAGTTGTTGAATCCTCAGGGACAGATGTAATAGATTATAACCATGCGAAACACGATACGAAAGAGTCCTGGTcacttgattttgataattctaGCTGCAATTTCAACTTGACAGATACTGAATCATCCAACATAATATCAGTTGATGAGAGATCGAATTTGGGTTGCAATGATGAGAAACAGGATGAATGTGTTTCTTCCACTTCCTGTCATTTGGTACATGATCAGAAAACGGACATCTCAAAAACTATGAAGGATAGCTTGCCAATGCCTCTTCCATCCTCTGATTATATATTGGGTGGAAACAGAAAATTTGAGGATAATTCTGAAAAGAACATAGTGGAAGATGCTTCAAGCACATCATCCGATGATGATATTGGAAGCAAATGTGGGGAAGGAAGCCAGAAGGAAACCTATAGTCAAGACGAGGTAATTGAAGACAGGAAGAATTCTCACGAAAACCTGGACGGAAATGGGTATGTGGAAACTGAATTGGATGTTACCTTGAATCCTGAGGAAGATGCATCCATGGCAACTGAAATCGATGATTCTTTTGTTGGTTATTCTAATGCTTCCGATACTGGTTTCGACAAGAGAATTCAAACAGACCTCTCAAGTTCCAGTCAAAGTGTTGAAGTGAAACCAAATGTATTTGTTAATGGACATCCTTTGGCAGATCATATTGTTAAGAAAGCTGAAAAGATGGCTGGACCTATTCAACCTGGAAACTACTG GTATGATTTTCAAGCTGGATTTTGGGGTGTAATTGGCCATCCTTGCCTTGGCATAATCCTT CCATTTATCGATCAATTCAGTTCGCCAATGGAAGAGCGTTGTGCCAATGGAAACACTGGCATTTATGTGAACGGACGTGAACTTAACGAAAGAGATCTAGATTTACTATCTAGCAGAGGTCTGCCAACAACAAGAAATAAGTATTATGTCATTCTGTTTTCTGGTAGAGTTTTTGACAAGTACAGTGGCGAAGAGCTGACCAGCCTCGGAAAACTTGCTCCAAC AGTTGACAGACAAAAATGTGGATTTGGCATGCAAGTCCCGAGATTCCTGGCGAACTGA